In Phycisphaerae bacterium RAS2, the DNA window CACAGTAAACAACTTCCAATTCAGCATGTTCGTCGGGCCGGTGGAGTTGAAGTAACTCACGCGGGCGCCGCCATTAATGCTGAGGTCCACGGTGGCGGGAAAGAAGATGCCGCCGCCGGTTGCCGAGCCGACGTAGAAGCTGAGTTGGTAAACCCCGCCAATCGTTGTCGCGATGTTCTGTGTCACGCCACTTGAACTCGAATTGGAAGTGACGCCTGCAAGATCGATCCATTGGTTGCCGTTCTGGGCTTGGAACGTAATGCCGGCCTGCGTGAAGGATCCGTTGACTACTGACGAGTCAACGCCCACTACGGTCCACCCCGTGATGGCCGTTGACCCGGCTGGATAATTGTTGAATCCGCCGATCGGAACCACAGGGGTCTCGAACGAGCCATTGACGATCGATCCGCCCTCAACCGTCGCGAGCGCCAGTGTCAACGCCGCGAGGTACGCCGCATTCAGTTGAACCGCGAACGCTCTCTTGTTGAACATCCCAATCTCCTTGTCGATCTCGGGAACAGCGTGCCGTGAGCCGGGATCCGTCTGGATATGGAAAGAAGCGGAAACTCGCGGTCTGCCTACACGCCCAGTCGCCGGCCAGGGAGGCTTCGGCTTATCCGGCGCAGAATCGGCCAAATCCGGCTAAAATGGGGGTTCAGCGACACCCGACCGCAGGCTCGCAAGGAACTGCGTTTCAAATGATTGAATCCGAAGACGATTTGGTGAAGCGAGCCGTGGGCGGGGACATGGCTGCCTTGGCGACGTTGCTGGAACAGAATTGCGCCGCGGTGCGCGCCATGCTGAACATCGATCGAAAATGGGCCAGCGTGCTCGACCCGGACGACGTGCTGCAGGTGACCTGCCTTGAGGCGTTTCTACAAATCGGCAAGTTCAATGCGAAGGGCCCCGGCGCTTTCCTGGGTTGGTTGAGTCGAATTGCCCAGAACAATCTTTGCGATGCGGTGCGCGAACTGTCGGCGGTCAAGCGCTCGCCGCCGGGGCAGCGTATCGGGGTTGCGGGCCAGCAGGACTCGACAGCGCTTCTGCTTGCCAACCTGGGCATGACGACCACCACACCCAGCCGCAACGCGGCGAGCGCGGAGGTCTGCGCCGCCATCAACAACGCGATCTCACTGATGCCGCCGGATTATGGCACGGTGGTGCGGCTGTATGACCTTGAGAGCATGCCGATCGGGGACGTCGCCGCCGCCATGAAGCGGACCCCCGGTGCCGTTCACATGCTCCGCACACGGGCACACGAGCACCTTCGCGAGATTCTCGGTTCCGACACCGCTTTTTTTTCGCAGTGCGCGTAAATGTCCGGAGGCCGTTTCCGCTTAATTCAAGGTGCGTGTCCGCGCCGGTCCGTGAGTTGGCATGATCAACAATCGCATTCCTCCCGGTCACTCGAGCTTCCACCACCTCATCGCCGATGCACGGCGTCAGGCGGAGGCGGCTCGCGATCTGCCGGATCGCAGCGATCGAATCGCCGCGGTGCGCGCCGTCGTAACCAGCGCGGGCTCGCTTAACCTCGGTGCGCTTGATCACGACGCTCTGCCGAAAGAGCTGCTCGAACACTACCGCATCACGGATCAGGTCTTTCGCGGCGGCCAGGGCGTCGTCTGCGTGGCGATTCAGAAGTCAACCGGTCGCCGAGTCGCCATCAAGATCATGCGAGACGGTCCCTTTTCGGGCCGGGAGGATTGCCTGCGCTTCGAGCGTGAAGCGCGGATACTCGCGCAGCTCGATCATCCCAACATCGTGGGCATCATCGACAGCGGACTGTCGCGGGGGCTTCTCTATTTCGTCATGGAGTACGTCGAGGGCGAGCCGCTCGGTTCGTGGATGAGCAGCCGGACCGGGTCGCTCGTGCAGCCGAATCTGGAAAAATCGTCTGCGCGCCGCTCGTTTGGAATCCACCGTGGCAGGAGCCGTAACCGCGAGGAGTTGGACGACGTCGTGGGACTTTTTCTCAAGGTTGCCGGCGCCATACATGCGGCCCATCTGCGAGGCGTCATTCACCGCGATCTCAAACCGGGGAACATCCAGGTCGATTCCGCGGGCGAACCGCACATCCTCGATTTTGGAATGGCCAAGGTCGATCTCGACGGCGGCGACGGCAGTGCCTTGTCGATGACGCAAAGTGGCCGATTCTTCGGATCGCTGCCATGGGCTTCGCCGGAGCAGGCGGCCGGGCGGTTTACCGACGTCGATGTCCGCAGCGACGTCTACGCGCTGGGCGTCATCCTTTACCAGATGCTCACTGGTGCATTTCCCTATTCGCTGGACGGCGGGCCGGCGAACGTGATGAGCGCCATTCAGAACGCGGAGCCGGCGCGCGTCCGATCGCGCAATGCGAGCATCGACGATGAATTGGAAACAATTGTTCACAAGTGTCTCCAGAAGGACCCGGCGCGGCGCTACCAATCCGCCGGCGAACTCGCCGAGGACCTTCGTCGGCACCGGGCAGGCGAGCCGATTGCCGCCAAACGCGACGCGCTGCCTTACCTGATCCGGAAGGCCGCCCGCCGTTACGCCTTGCCGCTGGGCATCGCAGCCGCGTTCATGGTTCTCGTGGTCAGTGGGTTGATCGTGTCGGTCTGGCTCTGGCGGGTCGCGGCCGACGCCGAAAAGACTGCAACGGCCGAGGCGGCACACGCGCGCTCGGTCAATTCGCTGCTGCAGCAGATCCTGACCGGTTCAAGCCCGTATCACAATTCCGATCGTGAATTGACCGCACGCGAGCTGCTTCAGGATGCGGCGCGCAAGCTAGAAGTCGGCGCGGCAGACCAGCCGGAAGTGGAGGCCCGCGCGCGCATGACGCTGGGAGCGGCGTTTTTCGGCATCGGGCATCCAAAGGAGGCTGCCCAGCAGTTGACCACCGCCTTGAAGATGTGGACTGACCTTCGTGGCGAAGAATCTGCGGAGATGGCCGAAACCCTTGGATTGCTGTCGCTGGTGCGTCTGGTGGAGGTTGACCGAGACGAGGCCGAGTCGCTGGCCCGCCGCGCCCTGGACATGTCGCGGCGCATTTACCCGAGCGATCATATTCAAAAGGGCATTGCACTCGAGTGCATGGCCAAGGCGCTGATCGAACAGGGAAAATCAGCCGAGGCGGAGCCGCTCATTCACGATGCAATTGCCCTGTATCGCAGGCTCGAAGGACCGGACAGCCTTCGCGTCTCGCGCGGGCTTGTCAACTTGGCGCGAGCGCTGTTCCACGATCGCCCCAGGGTCAGCGAGTCGCTGCGAACACTCGAAGACGCGCTGGCCATCAATCGCAGGCATTTCGGAGGGAAGCATGCCGACATGGTTCAAAACCTGGCTGCCCTGGCCAACGCGTTGACCATGACGGGGAACGATACCGAGGCCGAGGCGCGCTACGCTGAATCCATCGCGCTGGGGCGCGAGGTCTTTGGCCCTGACCACCCGGATGTGATCACGCCGCAAGTCAATCTCGTCACCCTGTACATTCGCAACAACAGGCTTGCGGAGGCAGAAGCTTTGGCGCATCAGGTCCATGAGGCCGAGCTGCGCGTTTTCGGGCCGGACAATCCCCGTGTCCTCTGCCATGAGCAGACATTGGGTGAGATTCGAGAGCGCGTGCCGGACCTGGCCGGCGCGGAGACATACTACCGCACGGCTCTGGCGAATGCCGCCCGCATCAAGGCGGAGCGGCACACGACCGCGTGCATCGTCAGGTCGAATCTCGCGATCCTGCTCGTAGATGCCGGTCGGCTCGATGACGCCCAATCGCTCCTTGAGGAGCAGGTCTCGAATGCGGGCATGGATGCAGTTCTCACAAGGTGGTTCGTCTTTCATGCCAAATCGCTGCTGGGCGAAATCCAAATGGCCCGCGGCCGGCTCGCGGAGGCCGAGCTGCTTTTGAAGGAGGGCGCCGACGGACTGCGGACCGCCGCGATGGTCCCCGCGCGTCGCCGCCGCCGCGCGATGGAACAGCTCATTCGCTGCTACGATCAGTTGAATGTTGCATCGCCCGGCGCCGGATACGACACAAAATCGGCACTGTTGCGCGAGCAACTCGTGCCCTAGGCAGTGAGTCACCAGCCAATCGCGTAAGGATTTTGGCCGGCCGCTGTCGCGCGGAACTCCAGCCAGTCAACGATGGGCCGTGAAACGGAATCGAACGGTTACGTGGGCGAATCCGCGCGACCCGCGCGGGGCACCAGATGACAGGCGATCAATTTGATTTGATGTGAACTAAAACAGCGGGCGATGGGATTCGAACCCACGACGTCCAGCTTGGGAAAATCCCGGAAATTCCGTGGCGGAAATCCCGAAAGTTCTTTTCTGTCAGCACTTTAGCAAGCCAATTCGTGTTTCGCAATCCTTCGCACGGCATCGCGTTTTTTCGCGTTGAATCGCGGTATCGGGAACGCAAAACGGTATCAAGACGGTAGATCGTTCTCGGAAAAACGCATGTCCCTTTAAGCTGCCTTTCATCGCTCGCGCATATCGACAACTATCCGAAAACCGTGCGAGTGGCATCTCCAGAATTGATGACCCAGTATACGCGACGCCGAGCCACAATCCTTTGCCTCCATCAAGAAGCATCCGCCACGCGCAATTCGACCAGTTCGCTCGGCCTTGTCCCCTTTTTGCTCATTGCTCCATGGGTTTGCGGCCTGCCGCGGGTTATGGGAGCACGATATTGTGATAGACCTCCTGCACGTCATCGTTCTCTTCGAGCTGCTGCAGAAACTTCTCGAAAGTGGGCAGCTCTTCCGCGCCGAGCGTCTTGGTGGCCTGCGGGAGGAAAGTGATCTCCTGCACGTCCAACTCCACGCCCGGCATCGCTTCGAGCACGGCCGTCTTGGCCTTGTAGAACTCGGCGGGCGGGGCGAAGACCGTGATGACGCCGTCCTTGCTCTCGACTTCTTCGACGGCGACGTCCGCGGCGAACAGCGCCTCGATCACCTTCTCCTCCGAGTCGCCCTTGAACGAGATAACTGCCAGGTGGTCGAACGACATCACCACCGACCCGCTGGTGGCCAGCTTGGCGCCCGCTCTGGCAAAATAACTTCGGATTTCGGCGACCGTGCGCACGTTGTTGTCGGTCAGGCACTCGACGATGATCAGCGCGCCGCCGGGGCCGAACCCCTCGTAACGCACGGATTGGAAGTCTTCGCCTCCCTTGCCGGCAGCTTTCTGGATCGCCTTGTCAATCACGTGGCTCGGAACATTTTCCTTCTTGGCTTTCTCAACGAGGCTGCGCAGGACCGGGTTGGCTGCCGGGTCCGGGACGCCGTTCTTGGCCGCCACGTACAACTGCTTGCTGTATTTGGCATAGAGCTTTGAGTTCTGGGCCGCCGTCTTGAAGATGGAGGCCTTACGTCTTTCGAATGCTCTTCCCATACGCGTTCTACCTTTTTTATGTTCTGCCACTGACCGGACCACGAGCGATCCGGTTCCTGCCGGGTCTCACGGCGCGGCCCGAGTTTCTGTCGGGGATGATACATTCCAGAGTGCGTTTCTTCTTCACGGCGGCTCCGCCGCCCGCCCTGTCGCGAGGAAGAGCCATTCAATCCCCTCCGAAGCCGGGAATAACTGCTGCAGGTCGTCGCAACTCTAACGAGCGCAAGAGGGCAAGCAATTCGAATTGGACTTAAAGACACCCAGCTAGCATGGCTGGACATCATGGGTGCATCCCATGGCGCGCAACTTATTATGGCCTCACAGCTTTGGAAGAGAATCAGGGCAAAAAGACCTACCGGAGCAAAACGGTATTACCATCTTGCGCGACGATTTGCTTCTACGTCAGCCACACGAGTAGAAGCCGTAAGTGTTGATTTTTCAGTTAGGTATCAAAGCGGGCGATGGGATTCGAACCCACGACGTCCAGCTTGGGAAAATCCACGGGCCAACCGTCAAAACGGCGTGGAAACCTCGTGCTGTGCAACACGTTAGCGACGGAAAGTTCGTTTCGCAAGGCTTCGCACCGCATCGCGTTTTTTCGCGTCTTATCGGGGTAATTCCATAACTTGGGGGTAGAAGGGGTACGAGCGAAGGACGTCGTTGGCACCAAGCTGGACGACGTTCGTTTGATTCCGTCCTAGCAAACAAACTTCTTCGCTGGTCTCGGGCACCGCGCTGATCCAATGATCAGCATCATCGGCGGCGGCGTCCTGACCGCGTGCCGGAGATGTGAAAAAAAGGAGACGGAGAGGCTTGGAAGCGCTGGTGGTGCTGCTGTACAACCCGTCGGCCTCTGCGACCTCGGCGGCGGTTGCGGAGACGCGTGTAGTGAGTCACTCATGTTGTTTGGCTAGACAGATCAATGTCGCATCGTCTGCGAGGTCGGTTGCTTGCCCGAATAGGCGGACATGTTCAATTACATGACGGACTTGATCAAGCGGGGAATACGATATGGTGTCGCGCAGCAATTCTTTCAACCGCTCCCGACCAAAGAGTTTGCCTTCCCTGTTGAAGACCTCATGCAATCCGTCCGTGTAGAGGAATAGCCGATCGTGACAAGCGATCTTCTCCTGCGCAGACACATAAGAAACTGACGGCAAAACACCGAGGGGTAGACCTCCGGTTTCGAGTTCCAGCAATGTGCCATCTGCGCGGATTAGTATGGCGGGATCGTGCCCCGCTCTTGCATAAGAGACGAGATCGTCACCGGGGGCGATTTGGAGAAGAAAACACGTTGCGAAGTCTTCGAGACGAGTGACCGCGTGCAATTGAGCGTTCATTTCGGCGAGGACCGTGGCCGGATCCTGGGCCCTGTCCGCCTCGTACCTGAACACGGTTCGCAAGAGCGCCGTGTATAGTGCCGCCGGAACGCCGTGTCCGGACACATCCAACACGGCAACCAAGACCGACCCGTCCTGCTGACGAACGAGATCAAAGAGGTCACCGCCGACATTATCCGCGGGGAGAAACTGTGCAGCGCATAGAAACCCGTTGACTTCTTCCGTAAGCACCGGCAACAAGCTCTCTTGAATCTCCTTGGCGCGCAGCATTTCGGCCAGCCTAGCCCGTTCGACACGTTCCAGAGACTCTGCCATGGTGTTGACGCCGTCTGAAAGCAACCGGAGATCCGTGGTGCCCGTGATTTTCGCACGAACAGCGAAGCCGCGCGCGCCAATTTCCCCGACGACATCTAACAAATTGGAGAGCGGCCGACGAACCCAAACCAGGAGGCCAAGACTGGTGACAATGAAAACCACCAGGCTCAGAACGACCACACTGATGGCGCGACCCACCGCTTCCTGGCGAATTACTTTCCGTACCGGATCGGTTGACTGTGCGACGGCAATCGTGAGTCGTCCACTGGTGGGAGCGGTCGCCAAGATGAAACCCTCCGCGCGTGACGTGAATTGCTGGGTACCTTCGCGTACCGCCCGTACGATTTCGGTTTCGAGCGCCGCCTCCGCTCGTGCATGGGCCCTTAAGAGAATCTGACCATCCTCATCCAGCGCGATGATGTGATGTCCCGGTGAGACCGCCACGCTCATCTGGTGGCAGAATTCGTCAAGAAAACTGCGGAAGACCTCTGGATCCGGCATCCTTGCGCGAGCGACCGCGATAATCTTCGCTTCTTCCTTCAGCCGCTCGGTCTCAGCCGCAAGAAGCCCGGCATGTTCCTGACGGTAGCCGAGTAAGGCCGCCATGCCGAGAACCAACAGCACTGCGAGGTTTACAAGGACCCCGACGCGGAAGGCCAGGGTATCCCAGAACCTCGGAACCGGGCGCACCGGCGCGCGGGCACCTGCGATTTGATGAGGCATGCTTTACCTTTTCACCAATCTGTCACCACATCGGTGTTGGTCGTTACCCCGCAATCGTGCCGTGTTAATTTGATGCGGCCGAGTAAGGGTTTCTTCCCGGTTGATGTCTCCGTCTACAGGATCGTACCTTCCACGCGAATACGTAAGTTGTCGGAAGAAAGGAGTTTGCTTTCGCATCCAATTGATAAACTGGATGCCGCACAGCAAGGGAGGTCAAGCGATGAATACGGTTCTTTTGCTCTATCACTGCCGGCGGCTTCGCCACGAACTTTGCACGATCCTGGCCGGCAAATACAGGGTTGTCGCGGCTCACGGCGCTGGTGCGGCACAACGGTTGCTTCGCGGCCATAAGCCTGACGTGATCGTCATGGACTATGGTGGCCACAATGGAAGTGCACCCGTCGTGTTGGCGCGGCTACGATTTAGCCATCCCCAAACGCCCGTCATCGCGCTGTCGCGTTTTGACGCCCCTCATGGCGCTCGGAGGGCTCGCCAGTTCGGGGCGAGAGCCGTCGTACGCTGGCCGGGGCCGGTCAAGCGGCTGTTGGAAGCGATCGCCAGGACGGCGGACGTAGCCGCCTAAGCGGCCACCGTCTGTTTTTTGGTCGGGGGCCGAGCGATTCGCGCCATCGAGAATCCTGGTGTTCTTCGCGCTTCGTTTTCAGACCGCCCTTCACTATCGGCTTTGGCTTCGAAGCGAGTTTACTGCGTTTCGTGCGGGGTGAAAGCGATCCTCCTATCAAGCGGCCGGAAGAGAATGCCGCTCAACTGCATCAAAAGGATTGAGTGGAGCGTGAGAAAAAGGAGACCATCATGACCCGGAAACGCGTCCTGTTGCTGATGGACTTCTCACGGTGGGGTTATGCAGCTCAGCGTGCCGTACTGGGGATGGAAACCACGGAACGGTTGGACGTCGTGCTACTCGTGGTGGGACAGCCCGGCCGATCCCCCGCTTCAGCATCGGCTCTGCGATTCGCTGAAATGATGGCGGAGGCACACGCCTCACGAGGTGCGGTGGCGCAGGTGGTCATGGCCTCCGATGATACGATGCGCGCCGTACGCGAAGGGTGGTGCGAGGGCTTTGATCTTGTCGTGACGGGCGAGAATCTTGCCGATTGGCGAAGCTGCGATGATTCGACGGCTTGGCTGATAGTCGACGCCGCGGGACAGGTATCCCGCCGATTGGAGGCCAACGCCGCCTCACGGGCGCAAACGTACTCCCGCGAGCCGATGCGTGGCCGTGTGATGCGCGGCAGGCGAATTCCAGGAATTGCGGCCACCTCACCTATCGAAACGACCATCGACGCCTGGAGCAACCGCCGTGTTGGCGCGGCTGCGATTTAACCACCCCCAGACGTTCGTAATCGCGCTGTCGGGTTTTGACGCCCCTCCTGGCACCCCGGATGGCTCGACAGCTCCGGGCGAGAGCCGTCGTACGCTGACCGGGGCCTGTCAAGCGGCTGCTGGGGGCTATCGCCAGGACGGCGGGCTTGGTCTCCGATGGCTCCGATATTTCCATCAGGCGCCTTCAAACGGCGAAAACGGGGGTCGGCTGTAAAGCTGAAGCTTCTCCCGGGCCGGGTTAAGGAAAACCGAGACGCCGGCGGGAAGAAGTTCGTCCGTTCAGGCATCAAACCAACGAGCGGCAAGACAACGGTCCCTCCGGCGGCATGGAGCCTCTGTAATCGAACCCATATCTGTTGAAAAAGGGAAACCATGAGACGCGTTTTATTCAAGTGGCGGTCTGCCGTCGTGGTTTTGGCGCTGGTCATTTCGGTTACCGGCTTTCTTGCTGCACAAGCGCAGCCGACAAAAGCCTCGACGCAAGATGGCAAGCGCATTCTCATCCACATGAAGGAATACATCTCGCAGATTCACGAAACCGCCATGGGGCTGGAACTCGCCGACTGGCTTCAGCGCAGCGGGGCGAAGGTTACGCTGTGGCTGGAGCTTCGGGCCGTGCGGCTTGCGGATGATCGGATTGTACGCGCGGTTCCACCAGGCCCCGGAGCCCGATCATTCTCAGCGATTTTCAAGTCGTTGATCGATCATGGCGCCCAGGTTCTCGTGTGCCGTCACTGCGCCGAGCTGGAGGAGGTCGGACAGGAGCACCTACGCGAGGGCGCCAGACTCGTCGGTGTCGACGATGTGGCGAAGGCGATCATCGAGACGGACAAGATCCTCGATTACTAGGAATCCAAAGGCGTGACGCGAGGGGCTTCGTTGCTGATAAACCTTGAGACTCAACAAGGCGCCAACATGGTTACTACATCCTTCCGATTGGTATGGTGGTTTCTCTTCTTCGTAGGACTTATATCCATCTCCGGCTGCGTGTGTATGGGAGGCGGCGAATCTCTTGACCGATTGGCGCGCTCCCGGCCTGAGCAGCACGAGATGGGTGGGGGCATGTGCGGCGGTGGAATGATGACACACGGCGTCGCGAGCAGTCAACCCGCACATGCCAACGAAAAAGACATCAACGAAGTGAGGAACAGTCATGGACTGCATTGATGCGCGTCCGCTCCTGTTCGCATTCGCCGACCAGGAACTTGAGGTCGGGCGGTATGTCAAGGTGATGGACCACCTCAAAGTCTGCCGGCGGTGTGTTGAGACCGTTGCCGATTACCAGTCGCTGGGCTCCGGATTGGGCCGGATAGTGGAAGGCGAACCGATGCCGGTGGACTTATTCGCGCGCGTTATGACGCGAATCAACGGAGAACAAGTGGCCCGGCTTTACTCTCCGGCATGGTGAAACGCCACTCCCAGGCTTGGCGAGCGAAGCCCGCTTCTGGATAACGCCGCAGTGAACGCCCAGGCGTGGGATTGAATGGAAGCGACAACCGATGACGAAGTCGCAACGAAAACGCAAACCTAACTGCACCCTCTTTAGGTGCCGGGCTCCCGATGCCAGACAGGTTTTCGTGGCCGGCACCTTCAATAACTGGGATTCGAACGCGAATCCTATGGAGCCTTCGGGCGACGGTACCTGGTCGCTGAGGCTCGACCTGCCTCCAGGGCGTCACGAGTACAGATACGTCATCGACGGGGAGTGGAGTTGTGCGCCGGGCGACGATGATGCGGCGTGCAATAATGTACCGAACGCGTTTGGCACGATGAACCTCATCATCGACGTTTCGGAGGCTCGGGCATGAGAGCGGTCAATGTTACGGAAAACGAATCGTTTTGTGGCACACCCGTCCCCGGTGCATACGAGTGGGCTAGCGAGTTCGACTTAAGGTTGACCACAGCCTTGGACGGTGCAGCCGGAAGGGCGTCCATGAACGAAAAAAACAAGCCTGTGGCCACGCCTTTGGATGAGAGGAGCACCGCCGATTACGAGTACACACGATGGCACCGCGAGATTTGGCCATTACTCGTCCGGCACACGGATGCCGAATGCTTGAACCCTGTCGACGCGGACTCGTGGAGACGGCTTTGGGGAAGGCTGGGATTGGAATACTTCCAGTTGTTCATCCATGGCGACGATTGCGTTCGTCGGGACATGATGGGGCGTGCCATCTCAATTGGTTCCTGGCGAGCGGAGGTCGTCGTGCAGCGATTATTGAGATGGGCGGAGGAGCTTCGCAATCGCGGGTCGCGCTAGGGAAGAACCAGGTTGAACGTATCTGCCTAGGCGGACGTCGCTTATGGTTCCTGAGTCGGTGATTCGATGGCGCGGCCTCATTGCGCATTCCTTACGCTGCAGATGAGGTGACCGGTACGGGCAAAGGTGGTCCTTAGAGGTGGCGGACGGTGTTAGGAACAAGGTGACGGCGAAGGTTCTGGAACCTTGGTGACCGGGATGCAAAAAGACCGGCATCGGCGTAGTAGCTTCATCAAGCGAAAGGGAGAATCTATCATGAAACGACTCGGACTGACGACGCTCATCGTTGGAGTAGCGGTCTTGCCACGAGCCTGATCGCCGCTTGGGCTCAGACGCGCGACGGGCCAGAGACGAAAGGAGGGACAAGTGGCGTTGCTGACCTGCCGGTTTGCCCGGTAGGCGGGCAGCCGATCAACTTGGCTGTTCGCACGGCGACGGCTGAGGGCCCGGTATTCTTCTGCTGCGACAACTGTATCAAGAAGTACGGGGCAGACCCCAAAAAGTACGCCGAACAGGTCGTCACGCAACGAAAGGCCCTGGAGAAGCTTGCCCGCGTTCAAGTAACCTGTCCGATCAGCGGTGAGCCTGTAAAGCCCGCTATCTTCGTCGAGGACAAGGGCACAAAAATATTCTTTTGCTGCAAGAATTGCCGCGGGAAATACGAAGACGATCGAGCCAAGTACACGCCCAGGCTCGCGGATACGTTCACCTACCAGACGAAGTGTCCCGTCACCGGAAAGGGTATCGATCCACAGATTTCAGCATCGGCACCGGCGGGAGAGACCGTCTTCTTCTGCTGCAAAGATTGCCCCGAAAAGTTCCGCAAGGATCCGG includes these proteins:
- the stkP_1 gene encoding Serine/threonine-protein kinase StkP — translated: MINNRIPPGHSSFHHLIADARRQAEAARDLPDRSDRIAAVRAVVTSAGSLNLGALDHDALPKELLEHYRITDQVFRGGQGVVCVAIQKSTGRRVAIKIMRDGPFSGREDCLRFEREARILAQLDHPNIVGIIDSGLSRGLLYFVMEYVEGEPLGSWMSSRTGSLVQPNLEKSSARRSFGIHRGRSRNREELDDVVGLFLKVAGAIHAAHLRGVIHRDLKPGNIQVDSAGEPHILDFGMAKVDLDGGDGSALSMTQSGRFFGSLPWASPEQAAGRFTDVDVRSDVYALGVILYQMLTGAFPYSLDGGPANVMSAIQNAEPARVRSRNASIDDELETIVHKCLQKDPARRYQSAGELAEDLRRHRAGEPIAAKRDALPYLIRKAARRYALPLGIAAAFMVLVVSGLIVSVWLWRVAADAEKTATAEAAHARSVNSLLQQILTGSSPYHNSDRELTARELLQDAARKLEVGAADQPEVEARARMTLGAAFFGIGHPKEAAQQLTTALKMWTDLRGEESAEMAETLGLLSLVRLVEVDRDEAESLARRALDMSRRIYPSDHIQKGIALECMAKALIEQGKSAEAEPLIHDAIALYRRLEGPDSLRVSRGLVNLARALFHDRPRVSESLRTLEDALAINRRHFGGKHADMVQNLAALANALTMTGNDTEAEARYAESIALGREVFGPDHPDVITPQVNLVTLYIRNNRLAEAEALAHQVHEAELRVFGPDNPRVLCHEQTLGEIRERVPDLAGAETYYRTALANAARIKAERHTTACIVRSNLAILLVDAGRLDDAQSLLEEQVSNAGMDAVLTRWFVFHAKSLLGEIQMARGRLAEAELLLKEGADGLRTAAMVPARRRRRAMEQLIRCYDQLNVASPGAGYDTKSALLREQLVP
- a CDS encoding DsrE/DsrF-like family protein, translating into MRRVLFKWRSAVVVLALVISVTGFLAAQAQPTKASTQDGKRILIHMKEYISQIHETAMGLELADWLQRSGAKVTLWLELRAVRLADDRIVRAVPPGPGARSFSAIFKSLIDHGAQVLVCRHCAELEEVGQEHLREGARLVGVDDVAKAIIETDKILDY
- the sigE_1 gene encoding ECF RNA polymerase sigma factor SigE, producing MIESEDDLVKRAVGGDMAALATLLEQNCAAVRAMLNIDRKWASVLDPDDVLQVTCLEAFLQIGKFNAKGPGAFLGWLSRIAQNNLCDAVRELSAVKRSPPGQRIGVAGQQDSTALLLANLGMTTTTPSRNAASAEVCAAINNAISLMPPDYGTVVRLYDLESMPIGDVAAAMKRTPGAVHMLRTRAHEHLREILGSDTAFFSQCA
- the yeeN gene encoding putative transcriptional regulatory protein YeeN, giving the protein MGRAFERRKASIFKTAAQNSKLYAKYSKQLYVAAKNGVPDPAANPVLRSLVEKAKKENVPSHVIDKAIQKAAGKGGEDFQSVRYEGFGPGGALIIVECLTDNNVRTVAEIRSYFARAGAKLATSGSVVMSFDHLAVISFKGDSEEKVIEALFAADVAVEEVESKDGVITVFAPPAEFYKAKTAVLEAMPGVELDVQEITFLPQATKTLGAEELPTFEKFLQQLEENDDVQEVYHNIVLP
- a CDS encoding hypothetical protein (Carbohydrate-binding module 48 (Isoamylase N-terminal domain)), which gives rise to MAGTFNNWDSNANPMEPSGDGTWSLRLDLPPGRHEYRYVIDGEWSCAPGDDDAACNNVPNAFGTMNLIIDVSEARA
- the rsbU_2 gene encoding Phosphoserine phosphatase RsbU produces the protein MPHQIAGARAPVRPVPRFWDTLAFRVGVLVNLAVLLVLGMAALLGYRQEHAGLLAAETERLKEEAKIIAVARARMPDPEVFRSFLDEFCHQMSVAVSPGHHIIALDEDGQILLRAHARAEAALETEIVRAVREGTQQFTSRAEGFILATAPTSGRLTIAVAQSTDPVRKVIRQEAVGRAISVVVLSLVVFIVTSLGLLVWVRRPLSNLLDVVGEIGARGFAVRAKITGTTDLRLLSDGVNTMAESLERVERARLAEMLRAKEIQESLLPVLTEEVNGFLCAAQFLPADNVGGDLFDLVRQQDGSVLVAVLDVSGHGVPAALYTALLRTVFRYEADRAQDPATVLAEMNAQLHAVTRLEDFATCFLLQIAPGDDLVSYARAGHDPAILIRADGTLLELETGGLPLGVLPSVSYVSAQEKIACHDRLFLYTDGLHEVFNREGKLFGRERLKELLRDTISYSPLDQVRHVIEHVRLFGQATDLADDATLICLAKQHE
- a CDS encoding Response regulator receiver domain protein; the encoded protein is MNTVLLLYHCRRLRHELCTILAGKYRVVAAHGAGAAQRLLRGHKPDVIVMDYGGHNGSAPVVLARLRFSHPQTPVIALSRFDAPHGARRARQFGARAVVRWPGPVKRLLEAIARTADVAA
- a CDS encoding YHS domain protein; translated protein: MAVRTATAEGPVFFCCDNCIKKYGADPKKYAEQVVTQRKALEKLARVQVTCPISGEPVKPAIFVEDKGTKIFFCCKNCRGKYEDDRAKYTPRLADTFTYQTKCPVTGKGIDPQISASAPAGETVFFCCKDCPEKFRKDPEKFAPKLEEQGFRLDLSRKKP